Within the Flavobacterium sp. CG_23.5 genome, the region TCAAGGAAGAAGTCCTTCTACGACGACTTTTTACACTGACAAGTACGGGCAAAAATTTGAAGTTTCAAATGATGTGATTATTGAAGAAATAAAGCAAGCTCATCAAGATCTCGACACAGATTATGGTCATCGGAAAATGGAAACTAGATTACAACTGATGGGTTACGATATTAATCATAAGAAAGTATATCGATTGATGAAAGGCGCACAATTATTGAAGGAACAACATCAAAAGCCTAGTAAAACCAGGGTAAAATACCGTAAGGTTTTTCCAAGTCAGCCCTTTGAAGTTTTGGAAATGGACATTAAATTTGTGTGGGTCGAGGAGTATAAAATGCATAGCTATGTGCTAACAACTATTGACACTTTTACCAGACTTGTTTTGCATTGGACGGTTGCCTATTCCATCAAAAAAGAAGATGTTAAAAGGGCATGGGAACATATTATAATAAATCATTTACAACCAAATAATTGCCTAGAAAAAGGGATTCATATTGAGGTTCGCAATGATAATGACAGTCGATTTTCGGCAAAAATGATTCAAAATTTCTTCAAAGATAACTACCTGAATCAAGTCTTTACACATCCATATACCCCACAGGAAAATGGACATATTGAGAGTTTTCATGCTATTTTAGCAAAAAAACTAAGACCTTTTCATTTTTGGACAATCGATGAATTGGAAGGTGTTTTGACCATTTTTTATGAGAAATACAATAATGAACGTCTACATTCCTCAGTTTGTAATTTACCTCCAAATATCTTT harbors:
- a CDS encoding DDE-type integrase/transposase/recombinase: MRGYIFQGLKKEVAFQISAITKHQYYYQNKRTNQGRSPSTTTFYTDKYGQKFEVSNDVIIEEIKQAHQDLDTDYGHRKMETRLQLMGYDINHKKVYRLMKGAQLLKEQHQKPSKTRVKYRKVFPSQPFEVLEMDIKFVWVEEYKMHSYVLTTIDTFTRLVLHWTVAYSIKKEDVKRAWEHIIINHLQPNNCLEKGIHIEVRNDNDSRFSAKMIQNFFKDNYLNQVFTHPYTPQENGHIESFHAILAKKLRPFHFWTIDELEGVLTIFYEKYNNERLHSSVCNLPPNIFLECWNKGLIEQKRDEIKRKITFKLKIPYQQISGNTSLKCSSLQNLEIPPFFVGELNFSEIEMTRPETFLQTSV